In Nitrosophilus alvini, the following are encoded in one genomic region:
- the ribH gene encoding 6,7-dimethyl-8-ribityllumazine synthase — translation MNVIEGKLRLTGNEKVAIISSRFNHIITDRLVEGAKDAFLRHGGKEENIDLILVPGAFELPFVLDKILSSCDYDGVCCLGAIIRGATPHFDYVAAEATKGIANTTLKYQKPVTFGVLTTDTIEQAIERAGSKAGNKGFEAMTGLIEMIDLYRGIC, via the coding sequence ATGAATGTTATAGAAGGAAAACTAAGACTTACAGGTAATGAAAAAGTTGCCATAATCTCGAGCAGGTTTAACCATATCATAACAGATAGACTGGTAGAGGGTGCAAAAGATGCATTTTTAAGACACGGAGGAAAAGAGGAAAACATTGATCTTATTTTGGTTCCGGGAGCGTTTGAGCTTCCGTTTGTACTGGATAAAATACTAAGCAGCTGTGATTATGACGGTGTCTGCTGCCTTGGAGCTATCATAAGAGGAGCAACTCCTCATTTTGACTATGTTGCTGCAGAAGCTACAAAAGGGATAGCCAATACCACGCTAAAGTATCAAAAACCGGTAACTTTCGGTGTTTTGACTACAGACACGATAGAACAGGCAATCGAAAGAGCCGGAAGCAAAGCGGGAAATAAGGGCTTTGAAGCGATGACGGGGCTTATTGAGATGATAGATCTTTACAGAGGAATCTGTTAG
- the nusB gene encoding transcription antitermination factor NusB, giving the protein MATRHQAREAIIGLLYAYDLGNPEIKKFAEDILEEKKIRNRQREFALSLFKGVVEHLEEIDKEIKKHLESWDLDRVGHIERAILRLGAYELMFTDLDKAIAINEAIELSKKLGTDQSPKFVNGVLDAIAKEREEKQKVDS; this is encoded by the coding sequence GTGGCGACAAGACATCAGGCCAGAGAGGCTATTATAGGTCTTTTATATGCTTACGATCTGGGAAATCCGGAAATCAAAAAATTTGCAGAAGATATTTTGGAAGAGAAAAAGATAAGAAACAGACAGAGAGAATTTGCCCTTTCTTTGTTTAAAGGCGTAGTTGAGCATTTGGAAGAGATAGACAAAGAGATAAAAAAACATCTTGAAAGCTGGGATCTAGACAGAGTAGGACATATCGAAAGAGCGATACTCAGGCTCGGTGCATATGAACTTATGTTTACCGATCTTGACAAGGCGATAGCAATAAATGAAGCGATAGAGCTGTCAAAAAAACTGGGTACTGACCAGTCTCCAAAATTTGTAAATGGTGTTTTGGACGCAATCGCCAAGGAGAGAGAAGAGAAACAGAAGGTTGATAGTTAA
- a CDS encoding dehypoxanthine futalosine cyclase → MRLSKEEAVRLIKEGDLKELGLKALEKKRELHPKKITTFIVDRNINYTNVCWVDCNFCAFYRHSKDEDAYILSFEEIDKKIEELIDIGGTQILFQGGVHPKLKIDYYEELVEHIHKKYPQITIHGFSAVEIDYISKVSRISYEETLQRLKAKGLSSIPGAGAEILSDRVREIISPKKLSSEEWLDIHRTAHKIGMKTTATMMFGTVESDEEIVEHWEKLRKLQDETGGFRAFIMWSFQPLHTKLQKDGIVKYKTSSNRYLRLLAVSRLFLDNFKNIQSSWVTQGSYIGQMALLFGANDLGSTMMEENVVKAAGAQNRMNQEEMIRLIKEIGEIPAKRNTAYEILEMY, encoded by the coding sequence GTGAGACTTAGCAAAGAAGAGGCGGTAAGACTTATAAAAGAAGGGGACCTGAAAGAACTTGGGTTAAAGGCGTTGGAGAAAAAAAGAGAACTACATCCGAAAAAAATCACCACTTTTATAGTTGACAGAAATATAAACTATACCAATGTGTGCTGGGTCGATTGCAATTTTTGTGCCTTTTATCGCCATAGCAAAGATGAAGATGCATATATCCTCAGTTTTGAAGAGATAGACAAAAAGATAGAGGAACTTATTGATATCGGAGGTACCCAGATTCTTTTTCAGGGAGGAGTTCATCCCAAACTGAAAATAGACTATTATGAGGAGCTTGTTGAGCATATTCACAAAAAATATCCTCAGATTACAATACATGGATTCAGTGCCGTTGAAATTGACTATATATCCAAAGTTTCCCGTATCAGTTATGAGGAGACTCTGCAAAGACTAAAAGCCAAAGGTCTGAGTTCAATTCCGGGAGCAGGTGCCGAGATCCTCAGTGACAGAGTAAGAGAGATTATAAGTCCCAAAAAACTGAGTTCCGAGGAATGGCTGGATATTCACAGAACGGCTCACAAGATAGGTATGAAAACGACCGCTACGATGATGTTCGGAACGGTGGAGAGCGATGAAGAGATAGTTGAGCATTGGGAAAAACTGAGAAAATTGCAGGATGAGACAGGAGGGTTTAGAGCTTTTATCATGTGGAGTTTTCAGCCGCTACATACAAAACTCCAAAAAGATGGAATAGTAAAATATAAAACTTCATCAAACAGATATCTGAGACTGTTGGCGGTTTCCAGACTCTTTTTGGACAATTTTAAAAATATTCAGTCTTCCTGGGTGACACAGGGGAGTTATATAGGGCAGATGGCTCTTCTATTTGGAGCCAATGACCTCGGTTCTACAATGATGGAAGAAAATGTTGTCAAAGCTGCCGGGGCTCAAAACAGGATGAATCAGGAAGAGATGATAAGACTTATCAAAGAGATAGGAGAAATACCCGCAAAACGCAACACTGCCTATGAGATTTTGGAGATGTATTAG
- a CDS encoding M16 family metallopeptidase: MGAVLESIEVKGVKIPVIYEKDTNLPIVSMQIVFQKSGSIEDGQLPGLAKFSAKMLNQGTKKLGNVGFAKKLEERAIHFGVNIGTETLVLEMSSLKEEFDKGLKIIKELFSDPNLTPEAFERVKTVTMGVLLRRENDYDYIASTNLKEMLFKNTPIGHRADGTKESIEKIKLDDVEKFLKDHIVLKRAIVVIGGDISKEEAQKKLSELLVSLDIGENESLGFYEASDKPEKKVVKKDTDQAYIYFGSPFYMKVDDKEYYKARVASFILGSSGFGSRMMEEVRVKRGLAYSAYSTVRVNKSHSYFSGYLQTKTDNQNDAIEVVKEVIAEFVEKGATQKELDAAKKFLLGSEPLRNETLSQRLSRAFMEYYKGKPLGYYKKELEKIEALSLEELNSFIKKHPEINILTLSIVTK; this comes from the coding sequence ATGGGAGCAGTGCTGGAGAGTATAGAGGTCAAAGGCGTTAAAATACCGGTGATTTATGAAAAAGATACAAATCTTCCGATAGTTTCTATGCAGATTGTATTTCAAAAGAGCGGCAGTATAGAAGATGGCCAATTGCCTGGGCTTGCAAAATTCAGTGCGAAAATGCTCAATCAGGGTACAAAAAAACTTGGAAATGTGGGGTTTGCGAAAAAACTTGAAGAAAGAGCCATACATTTTGGTGTAAATATCGGAACCGAGACGCTTGTTTTGGAGATGAGTTCGCTCAAAGAAGAGTTTGACAAAGGTTTAAAAATCATAAAAGAGCTTTTTTCAGATCCAAATCTGACACCCGAAGCTTTTGAAAGGGTAAAAACTGTAACAATGGGTGTGCTTTTAAGAAGAGAGAACGACTATGACTATATAGCAAGCACCAATCTCAAAGAGATGCTCTTTAAAAATACACCGATAGGTCACAGGGCGGACGGAACTAAAGAGAGTATAGAGAAGATAAAGCTTGATGATGTTGAAAAGTTTTTAAAAGATCATATCGTATTGAAAAGAGCGATTGTGGTTATTGGGGGAGATATAAGCAAAGAAGAGGCACAAAAAAAGCTCTCAGAACTTCTAGTGAGTCTTGATATAGGAGAAAATGAATCTCTGGGCTTTTATGAAGCATCCGATAAACCGGAGAAAAAGGTGGTGAAAAAAGATACCGACCAGGCCTATATCTATTTTGGCTCTCCTTTTTATATGAAAGTAGATGACAAAGAGTACTATAAAGCAAGAGTTGCATCTTTTATACTTGGCAGCAGCGGATTTGGAAGCAGAATGATGGAAGAGGTGAGGGTAAAAAGAGGACTTGCTTATTCAGCCTATTCAACCGTCAGAGTTAACAAATCCCACAGTTATTTCAGCGGATATCTTCAGACGAAAACAGATAACCAAAACGATGCTATAGAAGTTGTAAAAGAGGTTATAGCCGAGTTTGTGGAAAAAGGTGCCACACAAAAAGAGCTGGATGCTGCAAAGAAATTTCTGCTAGGAAGTGAGCCGCTTAGAAACGAGACTCTTTCACAAAGATTGAGCAGAGCATTTATGGAATACTATAAGGGCAAACCTCTGGGATATTATAAAAAAGAGCTTGAAAAAATAGAGGCTTTAAGTCTCGAAGAGCTTAACAGTTTTATCAAAAAACATCCGGAAATAAACATATTGACACTTTCAATTGTTACAAAGTAG
- the recG gene encoding ATP-dependent DNA helicase RecG — translation MKNFIETRDLEKFKKAGAKNIIELSLIAPVKYLNLIPQKFPVIGIENFVEVTVKDVAITPKYMKIFAYAKNFEKDLEILFFRYQAYHKKLFFPGAVLSLYGKVVYGSGKLQMLHPKKVSFSGQIVPVYKTALRADIFRNLCKKYITKNALLAEGLPETYAARLEDIHNPSLQFYKNFTKNRTFPKSYLEALKFAEIYNHLKELGKKRVFFPALKRLNCSSEDFIKNLPFELTADQKSAIKDIENDLKKEVAAKRVIVGDVGCGKSIVMFAAAFMAFPERALLMAPTTVLANQLYEEALKFIPSKIKCTLVTGSNKPKNLEEYHFIIGTHALLYQKLPEAVLVMTDEQHRFGTSQRHALEKMVSFGKKRPHFLQFSATPIPRTQALIDSALVDITLIKETPFKKDIDTKIITKDEFGSLLLHIKSEIEQKRQVLIVYPLVEESENFRYKSLEEAQEFWKKHFENVYSTHGKDREKERILVEFREKGDILLATTVIEVGISLPRLSTVVIVGAENLGLATLHQLRGRVSRTGLKGYCFLYTNNKKSERLRSFAKVKSGFEIAELDLKFRKGGDILSGKNQSGKSFRWIDIVEDKDIIEEAKRLIK, via the coding sequence ATGAAAAATTTTATTGAAACGAGAGATCTGGAGAAATTCAAAAAGGCGGGAGCTAAAAACATCATAGAACTCTCTTTGATAGCTCCCGTAAAATATCTCAATCTCATTCCCCAAAAATTTCCTGTTATAGGTATAGAGAATTTTGTTGAGGTTACAGTTAAAGATGTAGCTATTACCCCAAAATATATGAAAATTTTTGCATACGCAAAGAATTTCGAAAAAGATCTGGAGATTCTTTTTTTCAGATATCAGGCGTATCATAAGAAACTTTTTTTCCCAGGAGCGGTATTAAGTTTATACGGAAAAGTTGTATATGGAAGCGGAAAATTACAGATGCTTCATCCTAAAAAGGTTTCATTCTCCGGACAAATAGTCCCCGTATACAAAACAGCGCTGAGAGCGGATATTTTTAGAAATCTTTGCAAAAAATACATAACAAAAAACGCCCTTTTAGCGGAGGGTTTGCCTGAAACTTATGCAGCAAGGCTTGAAGATATTCATAATCCCTCACTTCAATTTTATAAAAATTTTACAAAAAATCGTACTTTCCCGAAATCATACCTTGAAGCATTAAAATTTGCGGAAATTTACAACCATTTAAAAGAGCTTGGAAAAAAAAGAGTATTTTTTCCGGCTTTAAAGAGATTGAACTGCTCTTCGGAGGATTTTATAAAAAATCTTCCCTTTGAACTTACTGCAGATCAGAAAAGTGCCATCAAAGATATAGAAAATGACTTGAAAAAAGAGGTGGCGGCAAAGAGAGTAATAGTAGGCGATGTGGGATGCGGTAAAAGTATAGTAATGTTTGCCGCAGCTTTTATGGCGTTTCCCGAGCGGGCTTTGCTTATGGCGCCTACTACCGTTTTGGCAAACCAGTTGTATGAAGAGGCTTTGAAATTTATACCTTCAAAGATAAAGTGTACTCTTGTAACGGGTTCAAACAAGCCAAAAAATCTTGAGGAGTATCATTTTATCATTGGAACTCACGCCCTTTTATATCAAAAGCTTCCTGAAGCCGTTTTGGTCATGACAGATGAACAGCATAGATTTGGAACCTCTCAAAGACACGCTCTTGAAAAAATGGTTTCCTTTGGTAAAAAAAGACCCCATTTTCTTCAGTTTTCAGCCACTCCCATTCCCCGCACCCAGGCTTTGATAGATTCAGCTCTGGTGGATATCACACTGATAAAAGAGACGCCTTTCAAAAAGGATATAGATACAAAAATCATAACAAAAGATGAGTTTGGGAGTCTGCTTTTGCATATCAAAAGTGAGATCGAACAGAAACGGCAGGTTTTGATAGTCTATCCGCTTGTAGAAGAGAGTGAAAATTTCAGGTACAAATCTTTAGAGGAGGCACAGGAGTTTTGGAAAAAACATTTTGAAAATGTTTATAGTACCCATGGAAAAGATAGAGAAAAAGAGCGTATTCTTGTAGAGTTTAGAGAAAAGGGAGATATACTGCTTGCTACAACTGTGATAGAGGTAGGGATTTCATTGCCAAGACTCAGTACCGTTGTTATAGTAGGTGCCGAAAATCTGGGTTTGGCGACTCTTCATCAGCTAAGAGGAAGAGTGAGCAGAACCGGACTCAAAGGATACTGTTTTTTATATACCAACAATAAAAAAAGTGAAAGACTGCGCTCTTTTGCGAAAGTAAAAAGCGGTTTTGAGATAGCAGAGCTAGATCTGAAATTCAGAAAAGGCGGTGATATATTAAGTGGTAAAAACCAGAGCGGAAAAAGCTTTAGATGGATCGATATAGTTGAGGATAAGGATATAATAGAAGAGGCAAAAAGATTGATTAAGTAA
- the hpf gene encoding ribosome hibernation-promoting factor, HPF/YfiA family, which yields MDYFHITGRKVELTEPIKNYIESAIDSLGKYALDITGANVVVSGDERNGKKGFTVEFTINLAKKGTVVIKQKDKDIYAATDLALERARKVLRRYADKIKDHKNMSLEEIMAMPMIEDELKESLGFTEEIVPHNLDIDKPVEIEEALEVLKNSKKYFIVFEDREGKTRVLYKRTDGKFGLY from the coding sequence ATGGATTACTTTCATATTACCGGCAGAAAAGTCGAATTGACCGAACCGATTAAAAACTATATTGAAAGTGCAATTGACTCTCTTGGCAAATATGCTCTGGATATTACCGGTGCAAATGTTGTGGTCTCTGGAGACGAGAGAAACGGGAAAAAAGGCTTTACGGTTGAATTTACGATAAATCTTGCAAAAAAAGGTACTGTTGTTATAAAACAGAAAGATAAAGATATCTATGCGGCAACAGACCTTGCACTCGAGAGAGCCAGAAAAGTTCTTAGAAGATATGCTGACAAGATAAAAGACCATAAGAATATGAGTCTTGAAGAGATTATGGCTATGCCTATGATTGAAGATGAACTGAAAGAGTCTTTAGGATTCACGGAAGAGATAGTGCCTCATAATCTCGATATTGATAAACCCGTCGAAATAGAAGAGGCTTTGGAAGTTTTGAAAAACAGCAAAAAATATTTCATCGTTTTTGAAGACAGAGAAGGAAAAACAAGAGTTCTTTACAAAAGAACAGATGGAAAATTCGGTCTTTATTGA
- a CDS encoding type II secretion system protein has protein sequence MRKAFTLIELIFVIVILGIIAVIGSGIFIRIYESYITSRAINELETKTELVLSQLAKRLSYRIKEATIARKQPNDSNITALSMADQNYQILEWIGYDNDGFRGEWDGTKYQPGWSGFIDLDSNETNKTKIKTPGSKLSYANSIISQLSNGAADLNNTGAAIIFKGLPLGFDINNYGWNENPNYGTIGNHNYVLRVKQAAGQEDVLEFTENLGSKDIVEQYYLVWSAYAVVPENGNLYLYSNYRPWFAERYNDGNRNLLAENVSVFKFRQIDKVIRLKLCLFKNITDDYNISFCKEKVVF, from the coding sequence ATGAGAAAAGCTTTCACACTCATTGAACTCATATTTGTTATTGTTATATTGGGTATTATAGCGGTCATAGGAAGCGGAATATTTATAAGGATTTACGAAAGCTACATAACAAGCAGGGCTATCAACGAGCTGGAAACAAAAACTGAACTGGTTTTGAGCCAGCTTGCAAAAAGACTTTCATATAGAATAAAAGAGGCCACGATCGCCAGAAAACAGCCAAATGATTCAAACATTACGGCTCTGTCTATGGCAGACCAGAACTATCAGATACTCGAATGGATTGGTTATGATAACGACGGATTCAGAGGTGAATGGGATGGAACAAAATACCAGCCGGGCTGGAGCGGCTTTATAGATCTCGATAGTAATGAAACCAATAAAACAAAAATAAAAACCCCTGGCAGTAAATTAAGTTATGCTAACAGCATAATATCTCAACTTTCAAACGGCGCAGCGGATCTAAATAACACTGGTGCAGCAATAATTTTTAAAGGTTTGCCTCTCGGTTTTGATATAAACAATTATGGATGGAATGAAAATCCCAATTACGGAACCATAGGAAATCATAATTATGTTCTGCGGGTTAAACAAGCTGCAGGACAAGAAGATGTTTTGGAATTTACGGAAAATCTGGGTTCAAAGGATATTGTTGAACAGTACTATCTGGTCTGGAGTGCCTACGCTGTTGTTCCCGAAAACGGAAATCTTTATCTTTATTCCAATTACAGACCATGGTTTGCGGAAAGATATAATGATGGAAATAGAAATCTATTAGCTGAAAATGTTTCTGTTTTCAAATTTAGGCAGATAGACAAAGTGATTAGATTGAAGCTCTGTCTTTTCAAAAATATAACAGACGATTATAATATTTCATTTTGCAAAGAGAAGGTGGTGTTTTAA
- a CDS encoding type II secretion system protein, protein MKKSFTMIELIITIVVMAIAMMTVPLILAQVMKSEEFSLNQEALLAGATKIGNVMTYQWDEKNVGELDLKHVLDVAGGDSELNRWPDANSTLRIGHFEGEDRRKFFSTILSASTIGIDDSNETNFPDDIDDFNGRTNTLVVNSASDSDYVKSFTLTTTVKYVSDSADYSQSTVSFDFSTSGAATTTNIKMIEVKITDNLNNEEIAAFRSFATNIGGYKLLQRTFN, encoded by the coding sequence GTGAAAAAATCTTTTACGATGATCGAACTTATCATAACGATTGTAGTTATGGCTATCGCCATGATGACCGTTCCTCTTATACTGGCACAAGTAATGAAATCAGAAGAGTTCAGTCTGAACCAGGAAGCTCTTTTGGCAGGTGCTACAAAAATCGGAAACGTAATGACATACCAGTGGGATGAAAAAAATGTCGGGGAACTCGATCTTAAACATGTACTTGACGTTGCAGGTGGCGATAGTGAGCTAAACAGATGGCCTGATGCAAACAGCACTCTAAGAATCGGTCATTTCGAGGGAGAAGATAGAAGAAAGTTTTTTTCGACAATCTTAAGCGCTTCTACAATCGGCATAGACGACTCAAACGAAACAAACTTTCCCGATGATATTGATGATTTTAATGGACGAACGAACACTCTTGTAGTAAACTCCGCTTCCGATTCTGATTATGTTAAAAGCTTCACTTTGACTACTACTGTAAAATATGTCAGCGACTCTGCAGACTATAGCCAGTCGACAGTATCTTTTGATTTCAGCACTTCTGGTGCTGCTACAACTACAAATATAAAAATGATAGAGGTTAAGATAACCGATAACCTGAACAACGAAGAGATCGCAGCATTCAGAAGCTTTGCAACAAATATCGGCGGATATAAACTTCTTCAGAGGACATTCAACTGA